The following proteins are co-located in the Luteolibacter rhizosphaerae genome:
- a CDS encoding CheR family methyltransferase has product MAPLIRRLPACLRALRVPSIAVAKDLLTRQPPKLQLAIDALLIGTSSFFRDDLVFEHLADEVIPAMVARTGKPRVWSAACSNGMELYSVAMMLADHAALSLKQLLGTDFRSEAISEAERGIYSPEAASGIPPTLAKRHLIRGKASVAVAPAIHASVRWECRDLLTDSDPGPWDMILCRNLAIYLESGVVAQLWKKLRAALAPGGVLVVGKAEKPRLNGLTQVGPCIYRKHPVE; this is encoded by the coding sequence ATGGCCCCGCTGATCAGGCGTCTTCCCGCCTGCCTTAGGGCGCTCCGAGTACCGTCCATCGCGGTCGCCAAGGATCTGCTGACCCGGCAGCCCCCGAAGCTGCAACTCGCGATCGATGCCCTGCTGATCGGAACGAGTTCCTTTTTCCGCGACGACCTAGTCTTCGAGCATCTGGCCGATGAGGTGATCCCGGCCATGGTGGCCCGAACGGGAAAACCGCGGGTCTGGAGTGCCGCGTGTTCGAACGGAATGGAACTCTACTCCGTGGCCATGATGCTCGCCGACCACGCTGCGCTGAGCCTCAAGCAACTGCTGGGTACGGACTTCCGCAGCGAAGCGATCTCCGAAGCGGAGCGAGGCATCTACTCTCCCGAGGCGGCCTCGGGCATCCCGCCGACGCTTGCGAAACGCCACCTGATCCGGGGCAAGGCATCGGTAGCCGTGGCACCCGCAATCCATGCCTCGGTGCGCTGGGAATGCCGTGACCTTTTGACCGACAGTGACCCCGGCCCATGGGACATGATCTTGTGCCGCAATCTCGCCATCTATCTGGAGAGCGGAGTGGTGGCGCAGCTCTGGAAGAAACTCCGGGCCGCGCTCGCCCCCGGCGGCGTACTGGTGGTGGGGAAGGCGGAGAAACCCCGTTTGAACGGCCTCACCCAAGTGGGCCCCTGCATTTATCGGAAGCACCCAGTGGAATGA
- a CDS encoding DUF892 family protein, whose product METDLKGAYFRKLRMLHCSELQLISFYSEAAARSGDHGVEALTDHSRDRRNLLENLAETHGISISGDDCQSMRRLIAASRSKMTQNCDSCSDLAEDICESVHRLQILNYSVARSLAAKLGAKDDLVHLDQALNGLLECFPMATESVIPSGMTGELVLARPH is encoded by the coding sequence ATGGAAACGGATCTGAAGGGTGCTTATTTCCGGAAGCTGCGGATGCTTCATTGCAGCGAACTCCAGCTGATCAGCTTCTATTCGGAAGCAGCTGCGCGTTCAGGCGACCACGGCGTGGAGGCCTTGACCGATCATAGCCGGGACCGCCGCAATCTCCTGGAGAACTTGGCGGAGACCCATGGGATTTCCATTTCGGGGGACGATTGCCAATCGATGCGGCGCCTGATCGCGGCTTCACGCTCGAAGATGACTCAAAACTGCGATTCCTGCAGCGATCTGGCGGAGGACATTTGCGAGTCGGTACATCGGCTGCAGATTTTGAATTACAGCGTGGCGCGTAGTCTCGCCGCCAAGCTGGGAGCAAAGGATGATCTGGTTCATCTCGACCAGGCTCTGAACGGGTTGCTGGAATGTTTTCCGATGGCGACCGAGTCCGTGATCCCGAGCGGGATGACGGGCGAGCTGGTGCTGGCCCGCCCGCACTGA
- a CDS encoding hybrid sensor histidine kinase/response regulator: MAWLRLSVYNDRVFPISTGLPLLLCLWTRDRFCLYLMSAAFTATALVKILWLTPAGVNTPQYEQLLIGSQLANIWLVAGVIHAILAALDRIERTNDELSQLNVELETSNEELAASNEEIAAREEEIMRQNEEYQSQSEELEQQSEELRQQAEEMEQQSAELSDANHELLRRERGLQTLLESGRWLQSDMNEVMVMNGICQAGVQVLGDEVQAAAVVIENEGAIELNGSTGFGLHGAVPPDFSYDESFSSLLLDSGRTACIEDIEARADLRLPQPGAGRPFRAVLGSPIWHEGRPVATLELYSSSPRRWSEHDFRIAEWLAGQAALALQAIRFRKEIEEKRKAAEEASIQKTRFLAAVSHDVRTPANAISLLAELIERCAKDPARAHQVPALATNLWSNARAMIDLVSDVLDLTRFDSGRLDLDLSEFSLGELIRSELAQAEPLAERRGLVLKHVLPREVIIRSDRTKLARVLANFISNAVKFTESGEIRVECRDGQDGGQVIDVSDSGIGIPSEHVGSIFDEFFQLRNPERNRDKGAGLGLAICRRLLDALGFEVTVRSLVGVGTTFSIHIPAECVEDGMAKDTGEIHCDSLKDRSILLVEDHQVARVTTAQLLEAEGATVQTAETGREAIHLLASGQHDILLLDLNLPDFDGTEILRSLQSSKPPRLQCILVVSGDVRPERIAEVKSLGAQDLLPKPVSIERIRKVLALCASGA, translated from the coding sequence ATGGCCTGGCTGAGGCTGAGCGTGTACAATGACCGGGTCTTCCCGATTTCCACAGGCCTGCCGCTACTGCTGTGTCTTTGGACCCGGGACCGATTCTGCCTGTATCTGATGTCGGCGGCCTTCACTGCCACGGCGCTGGTGAAAATCCTGTGGCTAACCCCGGCGGGCGTGAATACGCCGCAGTACGAACAGCTGCTGATCGGCTCCCAGCTCGCGAATATCTGGCTGGTTGCAGGGGTGATCCACGCGATCCTGGCGGCACTGGACCGCATCGAGCGAACGAACGACGAGCTTTCACAGTTGAACGTCGAGCTGGAGACGAGCAACGAGGAACTGGCCGCCAGCAACGAGGAGATCGCCGCGCGTGAAGAGGAAATCATGCGGCAGAACGAGGAGTACCAGAGCCAGAGCGAGGAACTGGAACAACAGTCCGAAGAACTCCGGCAACAGGCGGAGGAAATGGAGCAGCAGAGCGCCGAGCTGAGCGATGCCAACCACGAACTCCTGCGGCGCGAACGCGGCTTGCAGACCCTTCTGGAATCCGGTCGCTGGCTGCAGAGCGACATGAACGAGGTGATGGTGATGAACGGCATCTGCCAAGCGGGCGTGCAGGTGCTGGGAGACGAGGTGCAGGCCGCTGCCGTGGTGATCGAAAACGAGGGGGCGATCGAGCTGAACGGGAGCACGGGATTCGGCCTGCATGGTGCGGTGCCGCCGGACTTCAGCTATGATGAGTCCTTCTCCTCGCTGCTTCTGGACAGCGGACGGACAGCCTGCATCGAGGACATCGAGGCGAGAGCGGATCTCCGTCTGCCGCAGCCGGGTGCCGGGCGCCCCTTCCGGGCGGTGCTCGGTTCGCCGATCTGGCACGAGGGGCGTCCGGTCGCGACCTTGGAGCTCTATAGCAGCTCGCCCCGACGCTGGTCCGAACACGACTTCCGGATCGCGGAATGGCTGGCGGGACAAGCGGCGCTCGCACTGCAGGCGATCCGCTTCCGCAAGGAGATCGAGGAGAAGCGCAAGGCCGCGGAAGAGGCCTCGATCCAGAAGACACGGTTCCTGGCGGCGGTATCCCACGACGTGCGGACCCCTGCGAATGCGATCTCGCTCCTGGCCGAACTGATCGAGCGCTGCGCGAAGGATCCGGCACGGGCTCACCAGGTGCCTGCGCTGGCGACGAACCTGTGGAGCAATGCCCGGGCGATGATCGATCTGGTCAGCGACGTGCTCGACCTGACCCGCTTCGACTCCGGCCGATTGGACCTGGACCTCTCGGAATTCTCACTGGGCGAACTGATCCGCTCGGAGCTGGCTCAAGCCGAGCCGCTGGCGGAGCGCCGCGGGCTGGTGCTGAAGCATGTGCTACCGCGGGAGGTGATCATTCGTTCCGATCGGACGAAGCTAGCGCGGGTGCTGGCCAATTTCATTTCAAATGCCGTGAAGTTCACGGAGTCCGGTGAGATCCGGGTGGAATGCCGCGATGGGCAGGACGGTGGCCAGGTGATCGACGTGAGCGACTCGGGAATCGGGATTCCGAGTGAGCATGTCGGCTCAATCTTCGATGAATTCTTCCAGCTCAGGAACCCGGAACGCAACCGGGACAAAGGGGCGGGGCTGGGACTGGCGATTTGCCGGCGATTGCTGGATGCCCTCGGCTTCGAGGTGACGGTGAGAAGCTTGGTGGGAGTGGGCACGACCTTCTCCATCCACATCCCTGCGGAGTGCGTGGAAGATGGGATGGCGAAAGATACCGGCGAGATCCACTGCGACTCCCTGAAGGACCGAAGCATCCTGCTGGTGGAAGACCACCAGGTGGCGCGGGTGACGACGGCGCAGCTGCTGGAAGCGGAAGGAGCCACCGTACAAACCGCGGAAACCGGGCGCGAGGCGATCCATCTGCTGGCGAGCGGCCAGCACGATATCCTGCTGCTGGATTTGAATTTACCGGACTTCGACGGGACCGAAATCCTGCGCAGTCTGCAAAGCTCCAAGCCACCACGACTCCAGTGCATACTAGTGGTAAGCGGCGACGTACGCCCCGAGCGGATCGCCGAGGTGAAGAGCTTGGGCGCGCAGGACCTACTCCCGAAACCGGTCAGTATCGAGCGGATCCGGAAGGTGCTCGCACTCTGCGCCAGCGGGGCCTGA
- a CDS encoding TVP38/TMEM64 family protein — protein sequence MKLTELMMKHRGKIASTLVILLLAGWMIWHHRADLSREALVAWGKDLHPAWFIAAFCILPVLGFPLSILLLLAGVRFGLTGGMILATAGTFFHHFAAFYLAHGSFRDSVRRRLEKAGRKIPPIKEKHRIWFTALFAAIHGPPYAAKLYLLALTDVPFRVYLWAGAPAYVLFCFVPVGAGSAVTTFNPTWIYILTGVMAAILLAGYLLRKRFGAMMNQDEAS from the coding sequence ATGAAGCTCACCGAACTCATGATGAAGCACCGGGGGAAGATCGCCTCGACGCTGGTGATCCTGCTGCTGGCAGGCTGGATGATCTGGCACCACCGGGCGGACTTGAGCCGCGAGGCACTGGTGGCGTGGGGCAAGGACCTGCACCCGGCATGGTTCATAGCGGCCTTCTGCATCCTGCCGGTGCTGGGCTTTCCGCTGAGCATTCTGCTACTTCTGGCAGGCGTGCGCTTCGGGCTCACGGGCGGGATGATCCTGGCCACGGCGGGAACCTTCTTCCACCACTTCGCAGCCTTCTATCTGGCGCACGGGTCTTTCCGCGACAGTGTCCGGCGCAGATTGGAGAAAGCGGGACGGAAGATCCCGCCGATCAAGGAGAAGCACCGGATCTGGTTCACGGCACTCTTCGCCGCGATTCACGGTCCGCCCTATGCAGCCAAGCTTTATCTGCTCGCGCTGACCGATGTTCCCTTTCGCGTTTACCTTTGGGCGGGTGCGCCGGCCTATGTCCTCTTCTGCTTCGTACCGGTCGGTGCCGGCAGTGCGGTAACGACATTCAATCCGACGTGGATCTACATCCTCACGGGTGTGATGGCGGCAATCCTGCTCGCGGGATATCTTCTGCGGAAGCGTTTCGGAGCCATGATGAATCAGGACGAAGCCTCCTGA
- a CDS encoding endonuclease/exonuclease/phosphatase family protein translates to MISSIAVRLRWLRRKVSRTHWAALLLGVTRPSGETDEPGLILIQIDGLSRTQLEAAIERGRMPFLARLTKRGHFSLENFYSGIPSTTPAVQAEIFYGVRAAVPAFHFLHRPTGKMMRMYEAESASEIEKELFDRCPNPLLKEGHAYSNIYRAGASRTRYCSQDLAPDELLKRLHPFKSLLLIIVYLPKILRMIGLAVVEFVLALIDAVKGLYERENFLKEIAFVPARVVVCILVRELIRFRVLLDIERGTQVIHANFLGYDEQAHRRGPDSAFAHWTLKGIDRTIRDIYRAGHQSGHRDYELMIYSDHGQEHTEPYENRHGRSLEIALAEIFKNGPLAGYGIWSRNSPDLVGSAPNRRRTPPKSSSGDEADPSTQIVVAAMGPIGHLYLPCQVGALAMEDYARALVVEAGIPLVMLKQKDGDVKCFNPRGAWILPGDRAEVLGPDHPFLDEAADDLVSLCFHRDAGDIVISGWDHRGKPMSFPLENGAHCGPGYEETRGFLLVPDRIRRWHVAHLARTGQRVRGEDLKKIAEHYLGRDGVREERVPEHAKREADLPLRVMTYNIHSCLGIDGKLRPERVARVINHFDPDVVAVQEVDAHRPRSRGHDQAQLIADHLRMTHVFHAMLEEEAERYGIAIFSRYPFQVVKSGLLTGAEHSFIKEARGAIWVKLEIEERPAFHFINTHFGLGRQERRMQAEELLGKNWIGGIPEDEPVILCGDFNSGARSKVFRRLAGAMRDSQTIAPDHVPLATFPSTSPFLRLDHIFTSSHFSVERVERPRTPTSIMASDHLPLCVELTLHPPT, encoded by the coding sequence TTGATTAGCAGCATCGCCGTCCGCCTGAGATGGCTGCGGCGAAAGGTCAGCCGCACGCATTGGGCCGCGCTCCTGTTGGGAGTCACGCGGCCATCGGGAGAGACCGACGAACCGGGCTTGATCCTGATCCAGATCGACGGGCTTTCCCGCACGCAGTTGGAAGCGGCGATCGAACGGGGACGGATGCCATTCCTCGCACGGCTGACGAAGCGCGGCCACTTCTCGCTGGAGAACTTCTATTCCGGCATCCCTTCAACGACACCCGCGGTTCAGGCGGAGATCTTCTACGGAGTGAGGGCTGCGGTGCCCGCATTCCATTTCCTTCATCGCCCCACCGGCAAGATGATGCGGATGTATGAAGCTGAATCCGCGTCCGAGATTGAGAAGGAACTTTTCGACCGATGCCCGAACCCCTTGCTCAAGGAGGGACACGCTTACTCCAATATCTATCGCGCCGGTGCGAGCCGCACCCGCTATTGCTCGCAGGACCTGGCACCGGATGAATTGCTGAAACGGCTTCATCCTTTCAAAAGCCTGCTGCTGATCATCGTCTACCTGCCAAAGATCCTGCGCATGATCGGCCTAGCAGTGGTCGAGTTCGTGCTGGCTCTGATCGATGCGGTGAAGGGCCTCTACGAACGGGAGAACTTCCTCAAGGAGATCGCCTTCGTGCCCGCACGCGTGGTGGTGTGCATCCTCGTGCGGGAGTTGATCCGCTTCCGAGTGCTGCTGGATATCGAGCGCGGAACGCAGGTCATCCATGCAAACTTCCTAGGCTACGACGAACAAGCACACCGCCGCGGCCCCGACTCTGCTTTTGCTCATTGGACGCTCAAGGGCATCGACCGGACGATCCGCGATATCTATCGGGCGGGTCACCAATCGGGTCATCGTGACTATGAGCTTATGATCTACTCCGATCATGGCCAGGAACACACCGAGCCTTACGAGAACCGCCATGGCCGAAGCTTGGAGATCGCGCTGGCCGAGATCTTCAAGAATGGACCGCTCGCCGGATACGGCATCTGGTCGAGGAATTCCCCGGACTTGGTGGGCAGTGCTCCCAATCGTCGCCGCACGCCGCCGAAGAGTTCTTCCGGAGACGAAGCGGATCCTTCGACCCAAATCGTGGTGGCGGCGATGGGGCCCATCGGCCACCTCTACTTACCCTGCCAGGTGGGAGCACTCGCCATGGAGGACTACGCCCGCGCCCTGGTCGTAGAAGCGGGCATCCCCTTGGTGATGCTGAAGCAGAAGGACGGAGACGTGAAATGCTTCAATCCCCGAGGTGCCTGGATTCTGCCCGGCGATCGCGCTGAAGTTCTTGGTCCGGATCATCCGTTTCTGGATGAAGCCGCGGATGATCTTGTAAGCCTCTGCTTCCACCGGGATGCGGGCGATATCGTGATCAGCGGATGGGATCATCGCGGAAAGCCAATGTCGTTCCCGCTGGAGAACGGCGCCCACTGCGGTCCGGGCTACGAAGAGACACGCGGCTTCCTGCTCGTGCCGGACCGTATCCGGCGCTGGCATGTGGCACACTTGGCGCGCACAGGGCAGCGGGTCCGCGGCGAGGATCTGAAGAAAATCGCGGAACACTATCTGGGTCGGGACGGGGTCCGGGAGGAACGCGTGCCAGAGCATGCAAAGCGGGAGGCCGATCTGCCACTGCGGGTAATGACCTACAATATCCACAGTTGCCTGGGGATCGATGGCAAGTTGCGGCCGGAGCGGGTCGCGCGGGTGATCAACCATTTCGATCCGGACGTGGTGGCCGTGCAGGAGGTGGATGCCCACCGCCCGCGGAGCCGAGGTCATGATCAGGCGCAGCTCATCGCGGACCACCTGAGGATGACGCACGTCTTCCACGCGATGCTTGAGGAAGAGGCGGAGCGTTACGGCATCGCCATTTTCTCCCGCTACCCCTTCCAAGTGGTTAAATCGGGTCTGCTCACGGGCGCGGAACACAGTTTCATCAAGGAAGCCCGGGGAGCGATCTGGGTGAAACTGGAAATCGAGGAGCGTCCCGCATTCCATTTTATCAACACCCATTTCGGACTGGGGCGGCAGGAACGCAGGATGCAGGCGGAGGAGCTGTTAGGGAAGAACTGGATCGGGGGCATCCCGGAGGATGAGCCGGTGATCCTGTGCGGGGACTTCAACTCGGGGGCGCGGTCGAAGGTGTTCAGGCGGTTGGCGGGAGCGATGCGGGACAGTCAGACGATCGCACCGGACCACGTCCCGCTCGCTACCTTTCCTTCCACCTCGCCATTCCTGCGGCTGGATCATATCTTCACGAGCTCGCATTTCAGCGTCGAACGGGTTGAGCGACCACGCACACCGACCTCCATAATGGCATCCGATCATCTCCCGCTCTGCGTGGAGCTAACCCTTCATCCGCCCACATGA
- a CDS encoding glycosyltransferase has translation MRIAMFTNTYLPHVGGVARSVNTLEEACRRQGHEVKVIAPQFDGAMESPDVLRVPAIQNFNGSDFCVRLPLPNVIRDFVEDFGPDIIHSHHPFLLGDAALRESWKMQAPIVFTHHTLYERYTHYVPLDSPALKRMAIQLATEYCNLCDRIIAPSESIAKLLRDREVTVPISSIPTGIDTAAFAKGDGPGFRRQAGIPESARVIGHVGRLAKEKNLIFLAEAVAPLLKEDPEAVFLLVGDGDAREEMTKILADAGGEGRIFAVGKKSGSDLTGAYAAMDWFVFASQTETQGIVLAEAMAAGNPVVALDGPGVREILKDGENGLLLAAHASAEEYRAALKRLMNDDELSRHCVENARLSAEEYETDRCSSRMIDCYKETIARHDRLADDDPMPWDRLIDGIGMEWDLLSAKVSAAAAAVIVTPATEASLD, from the coding sequence ATGAGAATCGCGATGTTCACGAATACCTATCTCCCCCACGTCGGTGGCGTGGCGAGGTCGGTGAATACGCTTGAGGAGGCCTGTCGTCGGCAAGGCCACGAGGTGAAGGTGATCGCGCCCCAATTCGATGGGGCGATGGAATCACCCGACGTTCTGCGGGTGCCGGCAATCCAGAATTTCAACGGCAGCGACTTCTGCGTGCGGCTGCCGCTGCCGAACGTGATCCGCGATTTCGTGGAAGACTTCGGGCCGGACATCATCCATAGCCATCATCCATTCCTGCTAGGCGATGCGGCTCTGCGCGAGTCATGGAAGATGCAGGCACCGATCGTCTTCACCCATCACACGCTCTACGAGCGCTACACGCACTATGTGCCGCTGGATTCTCCCGCCCTGAAGCGGATGGCCATCCAGCTGGCAACGGAGTACTGTAATCTCTGCGACCGGATCATCGCGCCGAGCGAAAGCATCGCGAAGCTCTTGCGGGACCGTGAGGTCACGGTGCCGATCTCATCGATTCCGACCGGGATTGACACGGCGGCTTTTGCAAAGGGCGACGGACCGGGCTTCCGCAGGCAAGCGGGGATTCCGGAAAGTGCGCGGGTGATCGGGCATGTGGGACGACTCGCGAAGGAGAAGAATCTGATCTTCCTCGCGGAAGCGGTGGCTCCGCTCCTCAAGGAAGATCCCGAGGCGGTCTTCCTGTTAGTCGGTGATGGCGATGCGCGAGAGGAGATGACGAAGATCCTGGCCGATGCCGGGGGTGAAGGGCGGATCTTCGCGGTGGGCAAGAAATCGGGGAGCGATCTAACAGGAGCTTACGCCGCGATGGACTGGTTTGTCTTCGCATCACAAACGGAGACGCAGGGGATCGTGCTGGCGGAAGCGATGGCGGCTGGAAATCCGGTGGTGGCGCTGGATGGTCCGGGGGTGCGGGAGATCTTGAAGGATGGTGAGAACGGCCTGCTTCTCGCGGCGCATGCGAGCGCTGAAGAGTATCGCGCCGCCCTGAAGCGTTTGATGAACGACGACGAATTGAGCCGGCATTGCGTGGAGAATGCGAGACTGAGCGCGGAAGAATACGAGACGGACCGGTGCTCAAGCCGGATGATCGACTGCTACAAGGAGACGATCGCGCGGCATGACCGCCTGGCGGACGATGATCCGATGCCTTGGGACCGGCTCATCGACGGGATCGGGATGGAGTGGGACCTGCTTTCCGCCAAGGTCTCTGCCGCGGCAGCCGCGGTGATCGTAACCCCAGCCACGGAGGCCAGCCTTGATTAG